A genome region from Buchnera aphidicola (Cinara splendens) includes the following:
- the trmB gene encoding tRNA (guanosine(46)-N7)-methyltransferase TrmB encodes MTILIDDIFDKNNKKNKNNLSLIKSYIIRRRCISQKKKEYVLKYWKIYGIDFNKCVFLDYSIFFSNDQPYIIDVGFGDGKLFIEKAISNPHINFIGVEVYPRSIFSAIQYANIFQVSNIRIIFHDIVEVLFYMIPDNTINMMQIFFPDPWFKSKHHKRRLVNNFFIKLMEKKIVFGGFIHIITDCVLYSSKICYLMSQHSKFKCLLGKNTIFTLFSTYVQTKFEKRALLLNNRIFDYKYKLQVE; translated from the coding sequence ATGACTATTTTAATAGATGATATTTTTGACAAAAATAACAAAAAAAATAAAAATAATTTGTCTTTAATTAAAAGTTATATAATAAGAAGAAGATGTATTAGTCAAAAAAAAAAAGAGTATGTGTTAAAATATTGGAAAATATATGGTATTGATTTTAATAAATGTGTCTTTTTAGATTATTCTATTTTTTTTTCTAATGATCAGCCATATATTATAGATGTTGGTTTTGGTGATGGTAAACTGTTTATAGAAAAAGCTATTAGTAATCCGCATATAAATTTTATTGGAGTGGAAGTATATCCAAGGAGTATTTTTTCAGCTATACAGTATGCTAATATATTTCAAGTATCTAATATACGTATTATATTTCATGATATTGTTGAAGTTTTATTTTATATGATTCCAGATAATACTATTAATATGATGCAAATTTTTTTTCCTGATCCTTGGTTTAAAAGTAAACATCATAAAAGAAGATTAGTGAACAATTTTTTTATTAAATTAATGGAAAAAAAAATTGTTTTTGGTGGTTTTATACATATTATTACGGATTGTGTACTGTATTCTTCTAAAATATGTTATTTAATGTCACAACATTCCAAATTTAAATGTTTGTTAGGAAAAAATACTATTTTTACTTTATTTAGCACGTATGTTCAAACAAAATTTGAAAAAAGAGCTTTATTATTGAATAATAGAATTTTTGACTATAAATATAAATTGCAGGTTGAATGA
- the mutY gene encoding A/G-specific adenine glycosylase translates to MVFSQKILNWFHVYGRKNLPWHKKNIYQIWISEIMLQQTQVKTVIPYFKKFIKKFPTIRSLANSSINEILYLWSGLGYYQRAHRIHQTAILICKIYHGIFPDNIHEINKLPGIGESTAGAILSFAYNFRYAVLDSNVKRILTRYHSIDINNINKKKLNKKLWNLIYQHLPIHQSSKFNQAMMDIGSFICTNKKPNCLICPLNSLCQYYIHSMHFTKKKPKKKKNQIGILFSIIQYKNSYFLIQLKNISIWKKLFYFPLTSFLISKKKWEKTKKDSNIVIRPFIHYISNIKLHIFSQIITIKKKNIYNNIIQKKIWYNIFNPQKIGIPSPIKKIFISLQKKVIKNMKKKYTRTIFCSFLKKKAEGLEYPFFPGKTGQKIYQEISKKAWSFWLIQQTKIINEKKLNMFLEKDRTYIKRKMKNFLFHKKKLTFKN, encoded by the coding sequence ATGGTTTTTTCACAAAAAATACTAAATTGGTTTCATGTATACGGAAGGAAAAATTTACCTTGGCATAAAAAAAATATTTATCAAATCTGGATATCTGAAATTATGCTACAACAAACTCAAGTGAAAACTGTAATTCCTTATTTTAAAAAATTTATAAAAAAATTTCCTACCATAAGATCTTTAGCTAATTCTAGTATAAATGAAATTTTATATTTATGGAGTGGTTTAGGATATTACCAAAGGGCTCATCGTATACATCAAACAGCAATACTAATTTGCAAAATTTATCATGGAATTTTTCCTGATAATATTCATGAAATAAATAAATTACCTGGAATTGGAGAATCTACAGCAGGAGCAATATTATCTTTTGCATACAATTTCAGATATGCGGTTTTAGATAGTAATGTAAAACGTATATTAACACGATATCATTCTATTGATATAAATAACATCAATAAAAAAAAACTAAACAAAAAACTATGGAATTTAATCTATCAGCATCTCCCTATTCATCAATCTAGTAAGTTCAATCAAGCCATGATGGACATTGGATCATTTATTTGTACTAATAAAAAACCTAATTGTTTAATTTGTCCTTTAAATAGTTTATGCCAATACTATATTCATAGCATGCATTTTACAAAAAAAAAACCAAAAAAAAAAAAAAATCAAATAGGAATATTATTTTCAATAATACAATATAAAAATTCATATTTTTTGATTCAATTAAAAAATATATCCATATGGAAAAAACTTTTTTATTTTCCTTTAACATCTTTTCTAATATCAAAAAAAAAATGGGAAAAAACAAAAAAAGATTCAAATATAGTAATTCGTCCATTTATACATTATATCAGTAATATAAAATTACATATTTTTTCACAAATAATAACAATCAAAAAAAAAAATATATATAATAATATAATACAAAAAAAAATATGGTATAATATCTTTAATCCTCAAAAAATCGGCATCCCATCTCCCATAAAAAAAATATTCATTTCACTACAAAAAAAAGTAATAAAAAATATGAAAAAAAAATATACACGCACAATTTTTTGTTCTTTTTTAAAAAAAAAAGCAGAAGGATTAGAATATCCATTTTTTCCAGGAAAAACAGGACAAAAAATTTATCAAGAAATTTCTAAAAAAGCATGGTCTTTTTGGTTAATTCAGCAAACTAAAATCATAAATGAAAAAAAATTAAATATGTTTTTAGAAAAAGATAGAACTTACATAAAAAGAAAAATGAAAAACTTTTTATTTCATAAAAAAAAATTAACATTTAAAAATTAA
- the sbcB gene encoding exodeoxyribonuclease I, translated as MCKKNSNNYIFKKTLVFYDYETFGTNVSLDKISQFCSIEVDSKFKYFGKKKIFFCYPPLDYLPDPKSILVTKILPQYTKTHGVNEYFFAKKIYKIFSQKNICIIGYNNINFDNLMTRNLFYRNLLDPYEWSWKNGNFTWDILNVLRAFYIFHPKTMLWPSDTKGIVSFKLFDITKLNKITHLNTHDACSDVLATILIAKHLYKKNKKFFLFLYKISHKKYILSFIFRNYNKPFFYLSSYFGSKNSNLGCVMIVGSHPNYKNSFILIDLSICLKKIFYLYSHIKSHKITTKNLFDCGIKVIYLNKSPLLFSYNSLSPCDCNRIQINYIRCQKNFFLLQNNALIKNWIISFFSHETPKKIVHDVDLMLYNNFFFSEDKLLFLLLHKRCPLKWINWYPKFIDNRVGEIFFRIKARNFTYLLNNREKNHWKKYCQHKFNSVFINQYINNIKNLQLHVKKENLFLLKQLIMYTKQVIYDIKNIFLN; from the coding sequence ATGTGTAAAAAAAACAGTAATAATTATATTTTCAAAAAAACTTTAGTATTTTATGATTATGAAACTTTTGGAACAAATGTATCTCTAGATAAGATTTCTCAGTTTTGTAGTATAGAAGTAGATAGTAAATTTAAATATTTTGGTAAAAAAAAAATTTTTTTTTGCTATCCTCCTCTAGATTATTTGCCTGATCCTAAATCTATTTTAGTTACCAAAATATTACCACAATATACTAAAACACATGGAGTTAATGAATATTTTTTTGCTAAAAAAATTTATAAAATTTTTTCCCAAAAAAATATATGTATTATAGGATATAATAATATTAATTTTGATAATCTAATGACTCGTAATCTTTTCTATAGAAATTTACTTGATCCATATGAATGGAGTTGGAAAAATGGTAATTTTACCTGGGATATATTAAATGTTTTACGTGCATTTTATATTTTTCACCCTAAAACCATGCTTTGGCCTAGTGATACTAAAGGGATAGTTAGTTTTAAATTGTTTGATATTACGAAACTAAATAAAATTACACATTTGAATACTCATGATGCATGTTCAGATGTTTTAGCAACTATTTTAATAGCAAAACATTTATATAAAAAAAATAAAAAATTTTTTTTATTTTTATATAAAATATCTCATAAAAAATATATATTATCATTTATTTTTAGAAATTATAATAAACCTTTTTTTTATTTATCCAGTTATTTTGGTTCTAAAAATAGTAATTTAGGCTGCGTTATGATTGTAGGATCTCATCCAAATTACAAAAATTCTTTTATTTTGATAGATTTATCAATATGTTTGAAAAAAATATTCTATTTGTATTCACATATTAAATCTCATAAAATAACCACAAAAAATTTATTTGATTGTGGAATTAAAGTTATTTATTTGAATAAATCACCACTTTTATTTTCTTATAACTCTTTGTCTCCATGTGATTGTAATAGGATTCAAATAAATTATATTAGATGTCAAAAAAATTTTTTTTTATTACAAAATAATGCATTAATTAAAAATTGGATTATATCTTTTTTTTCTCATGAAACTCCAAAAAAAATTGTTCATGATGTAGATTTAATGTTATATAATAATTTCTTTTTTTCAGAAGATAAGCTATTGTTTTTGTTGCTGCATAAGAGATGCCCGTTAAAATGGATAAATTGGTATCCTAAATTTATTGATAATCGAGTCGGGGAGATTTTTTTTCGCATAAAAGCACGTAATTTTACTTATTTATTAAATAATAGAGAAAAAAATCACTGGAAAAAATATTGTCAACATAAATTTAATTCTGTTTTTATTAATCAATATATTAATAACATTAAAAATTTACAATTACACGTCAAAAAAGAAAATTTATTTTTGTTAAAACAGTTAATTATGTATACAAAACAAGTCATATATGACATTAAAAATATTTTTTTAAATTGA
- a CDS encoding dUTP diphosphatase has protein sequence MCINVLIINVKFIDPSIKKSFNFPEYLCNGLSGFFLRAYLQHKICLFSKKTTLISTGLFIQVMDKTVRVVIEPITTINNKYPIIIGNPFNFMDFFDFFELKISLWNCSKKNFYINPGDKIAQLSIVPNKKIKFLYI, from the coding sequence ATGTGTATAAATGTATTAATTATAAATGTTAAATTCATAGATCCAAGTATTAAAAAAAGTTTTAATTTTCCGGAATATTTATGTAATGGTTTATCAGGTTTTTTTTTAAGGGCTTATCTTCAACATAAGATATGTCTGTTTTCTAAAAAAACAACATTAATTTCAACAGGACTTTTTATACAGGTTATGGATAAAACAGTTCGTGTTGTTATTGAACCTATTACTACTATAAATAATAAATATCCCATAATAATAGGAAACCCATTTAATTTTATGGATTTTTTTGATTTTTTTGAACTAAAAATATCTTTATGGAATTGTAGTAAAAAAAATTTTTATATTAATCCTGGTGATAAAATTGCTCAATTATCAATTGTTCCGAATAAAAAAATAAAATTTTTATATATATAA
- the rplI gene encoding 50S ribosomal protein L9 produces MKIILLNTINNIGKKGQLISVKKGYARNYLIPTSQALLATEKNIKIFEQNRIYAEEKESNKIHKAIERVNAIKLMGSIVFFMKSSKKNKIFGSIGIKDITKTLSEIGFLVSKNEIKLPNGLLRYLGVHTIIFSPYKNISTEIQVSILSI; encoded by the coding sequence ATGAAAATTATTTTATTGAATACTATCAACAATATAGGAAAAAAAGGCCAATTAATTTCTGTAAAAAAAGGATACGCTAGAAATTATTTAATACCTACTTCACAAGCATTATTAGCTACTGAGAAAAATATTAAAATTTTTGAACAAAATAGAATATATGCTGAAGAAAAAGAATCTAACAAAATACATAAAGCTATTGAAAGAGTTAATGCTATTAAGTTGATGGGTTCTATTGTTTTTTTTATGAAATCTAGTAAAAAAAATAAAATATTTGGTTCTATTGGTATCAAAGATATCACAAAAACTTTATCAGAAATCGGTTTCTTAGTTTCTAAAAATGAAATAAAATTACCGAACGGATTATTACGATATTTAGGTGTTCATACCATTATATTTTCTCCGTATAAAAATATTTCTACTGAAATTCAAGTATCAATTTTATCGATATAA
- the rpsR gene encoding 30S ribosomal protein S18, protein MVRYFRRRKFCRFTAEGVKYIDYKDIETLKNYITENGKIVPSRITGTKAKYQRQLSRAIKRARFISLIPYTDQHH, encoded by the coding sequence ATGGTTCGTTATTTTCGTCGCAGAAAATTTTGTCGTTTTACTGCAGAAGGAGTTAAATATATAGATTATAAAGATATAGAAACTTTAAAAAATTATATTACTGAGAATGGAAAAATAGTTCCAAGTCGTATTACAGGTACAAAAGCAAAGTATCAAAGACAATTATCTCGTGCAATTAAAAGAGCACGATTTATTAGTTTGATTCCATATACTGATCAACATCATTAG